From a region of the Emcibacter sp. SYSU 3D8 genome:
- a CDS encoding urate hydroxylase PuuD, producing the protein MSKITDSLPITIVSGFILTIIMVFVGQHTITGSLSMGPAVDVPMYVSFLDRWLHVISGVMWIGLLWYFNFVQIPVMPKVPDELKPGISKHIAPEALFWFRWGAMATIITGLLLALFSGYLFDALALRHGIGYGIWFGIIMWFNVWFIIWPSQKIALGMVDADPAAKPKAAARAKMFSRINTLLSIPMLYAMLGQMHGGFDF; encoded by the coding sequence ATGTCAAAGATCACCGACTCGTTACCAATTACAATTGTCAGTGGATTCATCCTGACGATCATCATGGTTTTCGTCGGTCAGCATACCATTACCGGCTCCCTGTCCATGGGTCCGGCGGTCGACGTGCCGATGTACGTGTCGTTCCTCGATCGCTGGCTGCACGTCATCAGCGGCGTGATGTGGATCGGCCTTCTGTGGTACTTCAACTTCGTCCAGATTCCGGTCATGCCGAAGGTTCCCGACGAACTGAAGCCGGGCATTTCCAAGCACATCGCGCCCGAAGCCCTGTTCTGGTTCCGCTGGGGCGCCATGGCCACCATCATCACCGGTCTGCTGCTGGCGCTGTTCAGCGGCTATCTGTTCGACGCCCTCGCACTGCGCCACGGCATCGGCTACGGCATCTGGTTCGGCATCATCATGTGGTTCAACGTCTGGTTCATCATCTGGCCGAGCCAGAAGATCGCGCTGGGCATGGTTGACGCGGATCCCGCCGCCAAGCCGAAGGCCGCCGCGCGCGCGAAGATGTTCTCGCGTATCAACACCCTGCTCTCGATCCCCATGCTCTATGCCATGCTGGGGCAGATGCATGGCGGTTTCGACTTCTGA
- a CDS encoding squalene/phytoene synthase family protein — protein MQALANHTYQCASIVRRSDHDRYLTVLHARTDDRPGLFGLFAFNVEVAKTREVVTEPALGEIRLQWWRETVEELYRGQCREHEVVRALADLLNRRDLPQKALLDLIDAREGDLYDEQPQTMQQLEAYAERTGGGIQALAALSVGACNGALEAARHVGIAWALTGLVRALPWHLHHGRVYVPADLMREEGLVDPLVPDQEQTRALSRILRRIGDRARAHLICARQKGQSASSEVKPILRLACLADGYLACLESSRYVPDHVNYERGALGRQLRLVWAGLTRKF, from the coding sequence ATGCAGGCACTGGCCAACCATACCTATCAATGCGCGTCGATCGTGCGGCGCAGCGATCATGACCGATACCTCACCGTGCTCCATGCGCGGACGGATGACCGGCCCGGCCTGTTCGGTCTTTTCGCCTTCAACGTCGAGGTGGCCAAGACCCGCGAAGTGGTGACCGAGCCGGCGCTGGGCGAGATCCGGCTGCAATGGTGGCGCGAGACGGTCGAGGAGCTCTACCGTGGCCAGTGCCGCGAACACGAGGTGGTCAGGGCGCTTGCGGATCTGCTGAACCGGCGGGACCTGCCGCAAAAGGCGCTGCTCGATCTGATCGATGCCCGCGAGGGTGACCTCTATGATGAACAGCCCCAGACCATGCAGCAACTCGAGGCCTATGCGGAGCGCACCGGCGGCGGCATTCAGGCGCTTGCGGCACTGAGTGTGGGCGCATGCAACGGTGCGCTCGAGGCAGCGCGGCACGTGGGTATCGCCTGGGCTCTGACCGGGCTGGTGCGGGCGCTGCCCTGGCACCTGCACCATGGCCGCGTTTACGTACCTGCCGATCTGATGCGCGAGGAAGGGCTGGTAGACCCGCTGGTACCCGACCAGGAGCAGACCCGGGCGCTTTCACGCATCCTCCGCCGGATCGGCGACCGTGCCCGCGCCCATCTGATCTGCGCCCGTCAGAAGGGACAGTCCGCATCATCCGAGGTGAAACCGATCCTCCGGCTGGCCTGCCTTGCCGACGGCTACCTGGCATGCCTCGAGAGCAGCAGATACGTGCCGGATCATGTGAACTACGAACGCGGCGCGCTGGGCCGGCAATTGAGGCTTGTCTGGGCCGGCCTCACCAGGAAGTTCTAG